A single genomic interval of Oncorhynchus mykiss isolate Arlee chromosome 13, USDA_OmykA_1.1, whole genome shotgun sequence harbors:
- the LOC110486346 gene encoding forkhead box protein J1-B, translating to MPVLPSQEIATRFKEKWMKLHPEDQDNVNGAVHLDDSLTSLQWLQDFTIVSVSLESLPGSTCQPYHLPQPSHLHPQGSDSPSSPPAGDTAASGMPQSAGSPITSSASANRTSYYSLQPTVTNNHHQITVPAKSLEEVDFNTNHEVKPPYSYATLICMAMQAGKKNKITLSAIYNWITENFCYYRHAETSWQNSIRHNLSLNKCFMKVPRQKNEPGKGGFWQIDPQYADMFVNGVFKRKRMSAIHFNTQGHSKTQGSSRNRKTQEYHQHFPQAHYTVSHRGAGAGNRRKLGGTKWETVHKSPLLTPELMEPEALKGELDWAMVFDDVLNGSSNNFEDLDINLALNSLGCKVDLSQQDQGRAWHLGRWCSGADRNHQQACRYMEVTTMGCYSMEEIQQHLNLTGLQQPLPLTVHPQHFEEPTLFPDEQQRHPWEELKEEVQAVPITLDHSLSFCEGFFTEMQPWGTAESYM from the exons ATGCCAGTACTACCAAGTCAGGAGATTGCCACCAGATTCAAGGAGAAATGGATGAAGCTTCACCCAGAAGACCAAGACAATGTGAATGGTGCAGTGCACCTGGATGACAGTCTCACCAGCCTCCAATGGCTCCAGGACTTCACCATAGTCAGTGTGAGTCTAGAAAGCCTACCGGGCTCCACTTGCCAGCCGTACCACCTGCCTCAGCCCAGCCACCTGCACCCTCAGGGCTCCGACTCCCCCTCCAGTCCACCTGCTGGGGACACTGCAGCCTCCGGCATGCCTCAGAGTGCAGGCAGCCCCATCACCTCCAGTGCCTCAGCCAACAGGACTAGTTACTACTCACTTCAACCGACAGTGACCAACAACCACCACCAGATCACTGTGCCAGCCAAGTCCCTGGAGGAGGTAGATTTCAATACCAACCACGAGGTGAAGCCTCCCTACTCCTACGCCACACTGATCTGCATGGCCATGCAGGCCGGCAAGAAGAACAAGATCACACTGTCTGCTATCTATAACTGGATCACAGAGAACTTCTGCTACTACAGACACGCTGAGACCAGCTGGCAG AACTCTATCCGTCATAACCTGTCACTCAACAAGTGCTTCATGAAGGTTCCCAGGCAGAAGAATGAACCAGGAAAAGGGGGATTCTGGCAGATTGACCCTCAGTACGCGGACATGTTTGTCAATGGAGTCTTCAAGCGCAAGCGGATGTCAGCCATCCATTTCAACACCCAGGGACACAGCAAAACCCAAGGATCATCCCGTAACCGAAAAACCCAGGAGTACCACCAGCATTTCCCCCAGGCCCACTACACAGTGTCCCACAGAGGGGCAGGTGCTGGGAACAGACGCAAACTTGGTGGCACAAAGTGGGAGACAGTCCATAAGTCACCACTGTTGACACCGGAACTCATGGAACCAGAGGCACTGAAGGGTGAACTAGACTGGGCCATGGTGTTTGACGATGTTCTGAATGGGAGCAGCAATAACTTTGAGGATCTAGACATTAACTTAGCTCTGAACTCCCTGGGCTGTAAGGTGGATCTCTCCCAGCAGGATCAAGGCCGGGCCTGGCACCTGGGGAGGTGGTGCAGCGGGGCTGATCGGAACCACCAGCAGGCCTGCAGGTACATGGAGGTGACCACCATGGGCTGCTACAGCATGGAGGAGATCCAGCAGCACCTCAACCTGACTGGGCTGCAGCAGCCGCTCCCTTTGACGGTCCACCCACAGCACTTTGAGGAGCCGACACTGTTCCCTGATGAGCAGCAGAGGCACCCCTGGGAGGAGCTGAAAGAGGAGGTGCAGGCAGTGCCTATCACCCTGGATCATAGTCTCAGCTTCTGTGAAGGCTTCTTCACTGAGATGCAGCCATGGGGGACAGCAGAGTCTTATATGTGA